Proteins from a genomic interval of Nitrospinota bacterium:
- a CDS encoding 50S ribosomal protein L24, producing MRIKKDDVVVVVTGADKGKKGKVIEAFPEENRVTVEKINVVKKHQKPTQKQRQGGIIEREAKIHASNVRIFCSKCDKPVRIGMKTLSDGRKARVCRKCGEMLDIA from the coding sequence ATGAGGATAAAGAAAGACGACGTCGTCGTGGTCGTGACCGGGGCCGACAAAGGCAAGAAGGGCAAGGTCATCGAGGCCTTCCCGGAGGAGAACCGCGTGACGGTGGAAAAGATTAACGTGGTCAAAAAGCATCAGAAGCCGACCCAGAAGCAGCGCCAGGGGGGCATCATCGAGCGCGAGGCGAAGATACACGCGAGCAACGTGCGGATATTCTGCTCGAAGTGCGACAAGCCTGTGCGCATCGGAATGAAGACCCTTTCGGACGGCCGCAAGGCGCGGGTCTGCCGCAAGTGCGGCGAGATGCTCGACATAGCATAA
- the rplE gene encoding 50S ribosomal protein L5 — protein sequence MPALKDKYKKEIVPTLMKEFGYKNVMQAPRLEKIIINMGLGEAISNPKLVDNGVYTLTMISGQKPMVTKAKKAISNFKLREGLGIGVMVTLRGVRMYEFLERLITAAIPRIRDFKGVSGKGFDGRGNYTLGVKEQLIFPEIEYDKIEKVKGMNISIVTTAKSDAEGKSLLKGLGMPFRN from the coding sequence ATGCCCGCTTTGAAGGACAAGTACAAAAAAGAGATAGTGCCCACCCTGATGAAGGAGTTCGGGTACAAGAACGTGATGCAGGCCCCCAGGCTTGAGAAGATCATAATCAACATGGGGCTCGGCGAGGCGATAAGCAACCCGAAGCTCGTGGACAACGGCGTCTACACGCTGACAATGATCTCCGGCCAGAAGCCGATGGTGACCAAGGCCAAGAAGGCGATCAGCAACTTCAAGCTTCGCGAGGGGCTTGGCATCGGGGTGATGGTGACGCTGCGCGGAGTGAGGATGTACGAGTTCCTCGAGCGGTTGATAACGGCCGCCATCCCGCGCATCCGCGATTTCAAAGGTGTGTCCGGCAAAGGGTTCGACGGCCGCGGCAACTACACCCTTGGGGTCAAAGAACAGCTTATTTTCCCTGAGATCGAGTACGACAAGATCGAGAAGGTCAAGGGGATGAACATTTCGATAGTTACGACGGCAAAGTCCGACGCCGAGGGCAAGAGCCTTCTAAAGGGCCTCGGCATGCCGTTCAGGAACTGA
- a CDS encoding type Z 30S ribosomal protein S14 has translation MAKTCMKVKQARKPKFSSRAYTRCRNCGRARGYLRKFALCRLCFRKLALEGRIPGVTKSSW, from the coding sequence GTGGCCAAGACGTGCATGAAAGTCAAGCAGGCGCGAAAGCCGAAGTTTTCGTCCCGCGCCTACACCCGCTGCCGCAACTGCGGCCGGGCGAGGGGTTATCTGCGGAAATTCGCGCTGTGCAGGCTGTGTTTCCGGAAACTGGCGCTGGAGGGGCGTATCCCCGGCGTGACAAAGAGCAGTTGGTAA